From a region of the Actinopolymorpha singaporensis genome:
- a CDS encoding NADPH-dependent F420 reductase, producing the protein MQVTILGAGNMSRGIATRLLAGAHEVHILDRDAGHAATLVDELRSASDGRVSAGAVGDKLMGDVVILAVPYVGAARMVRTYADQLPGRILVDVTNPVNAAYDGLSVAPDTSAAEEIEKLAPDGTKVVKAFNTTFAGTLLTGRAGGLPLDVLIAGDDADAKGTIARLVEMGGMRPLDVGPLHRARQLEGMGLLHITLQFTMGTGFGSAIKIVS; encoded by the coding sequence GTGCAGGTCACCATCCTCGGTGCGGGCAACATGAGCCGCGGGATCGCCACCAGGCTCCTCGCGGGCGCCCACGAGGTGCACATCCTGGACCGGGACGCCGGCCACGCGGCCACCCTGGTCGACGAACTCCGCAGCGCGAGCGACGGCCGGGTCTCCGCGGGCGCCGTCGGCGACAAGCTGATGGGCGACGTGGTGATCCTCGCCGTCCCGTACGTCGGGGCCGCCCGGATGGTCCGGACGTACGCCGACCAGTTGCCGGGGCGGATCCTCGTCGACGTCACCAACCCGGTGAACGCCGCCTACGACGGGCTGAGCGTGGCGCCGGACACCTCGGCAGCGGAGGAGATCGAGAAGCTCGCCCCGGACGGCACGAAGGTGGTCAAGGCGTTCAACACCACCTTCGCCGGGACACTCCTGACGGGCCGGGCCGGCGGGCTGCCGCTGGACGTGCTGATCGCCGGGGACGACGCGGACGCCAAGGGGACGATCGCCCGGCTGGTCGAGATGGGCGGCATGCGGCCGCTGGACGTCGGCCCCCTGCACCGGGCCCGCCAACTCGAGGGGATGGGCCTGCTGCACATCACCCTGCAGTTCACGATGGGCACGGGGTTCGGCAGCGCGATCAAGATCGTTTCCTGA
- the orn gene encoding oligoribonuclease translates to MYDRLVWIDCEMTGLDLGADALIEVAALVTDGQLNVLGDGVDLVIKPPQPALDQMRDVVRTMHTSSGLLDELAGGVSLAEAEERVLSYVRTYAPEANKAPLAGNTVATDRAFLARDMPTLEQHLHYRIVDVSSIKELARRWYPRAYFASPGKVGNHRALADIRESIDELRYYRAAVFVPQPGPDTATAKAIADGILGHPTQSGPATDAVT, encoded by the coding sequence ATGTACGACCGCTTGGTGTGGATCGACTGTGAGATGACAGGGCTCGACCTCGGAGCCGACGCACTCATCGAGGTGGCCGCGCTCGTCACCGACGGGCAGCTCAACGTCCTGGGCGACGGCGTCGACCTGGTGATCAAACCGCCCCAGCCCGCGCTGGACCAGATGCGGGACGTCGTGCGCACCATGCACACGTCCTCGGGGCTGCTGGACGAGCTCGCCGGCGGGGTGTCCCTCGCCGAGGCCGAGGAGCGGGTTCTGTCGTACGTCCGCACCTACGCCCCCGAGGCCAACAAGGCCCCGCTGGCCGGCAACACCGTGGCCACCGACCGGGCGTTCCTGGCCCGCGACATGCCCACGCTCGAACAGCACCTGCACTACCGCATCGTGGACGTCTCCTCGATCAAGGAACTCGCCCGCCGCTGGTATCCCCGGGCCTACTTCGCCAGCCCCGGGAAGGTCGGCAACCACCGGGCGCTCGCCGACATCCGCGAGTCGATCGACGAACTCCGCTACTACCGCGCAGCGGTGTTCGTGCCGCAGCCGGGCCCGGACACCGCCACCGCGAAGGCGATCGCGGACGGGATTCTCGGCCACCCGACCCAGTCCGGACCGGCCACCGACGCGGTGACCTGA
- a CDS encoding vWA domain-containing protein, translating into MSARKFRYGPWDNGPDPLASPYDVREALDQLGRDVLAGGSLREALRDLLRQGPQGRRGLNDLYAAARRRRQEARRRGNLAGTLDRVRQMLDQALAAEKDTLARDPGDDARMREMELDTLPDDVARAVRDLSAYDWQSEEGRQTYEQIQQMLRRDILDAQFAGMKQALSGQDPAASQAVRDMLADLNQLLAAHSRGEDTTDRFAEFMQRHGEFFPENPSDTDELIDLLARRAAAAERLMRSLSPQQRDELAQLMNQALGDPELASQLGQLRDNLHALRPGLDWQSRAQMRGQQPLGYGEAVEALADLADLEALTEQLGQEHPGATLDDVDVEALERQLGPEAAVDVRALRELERELERQGYVSRDADGLRLTPKALRRLGETALRRVFQELSTSGRGDHDDHRTGAADEPTGASREWRFGDEHPIDATRTVHNAVLRSAAERRRPPLSLSVEDFEIAETERRSSAAVALCVDLSYSMIQEGRWGPMKQTALALSHLVATRFRQDALEIIGFDRVARRLSPVQLAEIEPDWIQGTNLQHALMLAGRHVRRHPDAEPVILVVTDGEPTAHLEPDGEPFFSWPTTHETLRATITEVDALTRYGATLNLFMLGEDEGLARFMDAVARRNGGRVFTPDLDRLGDFVVADYLRARRGFRRSA; encoded by the coding sequence GTGAGCGCACGGAAGTTCCGCTACGGCCCCTGGGACAACGGCCCGGACCCGCTGGCCTCGCCGTACGACGTCCGCGAGGCACTGGACCAGCTCGGTCGCGACGTCCTCGCCGGCGGCAGTCTGCGGGAGGCGCTGCGTGACCTGCTGCGGCAGGGCCCGCAGGGCCGGCGCGGGCTGAACGACCTGTACGCCGCGGCCCGGCGCCGCCGGCAGGAGGCACGCCGGCGCGGCAACCTCGCGGGCACGCTGGACCGCGTACGCCAGATGCTCGACCAGGCGCTGGCCGCGGAGAAGGACACCCTCGCGCGCGATCCCGGCGACGACGCGCGGATGCGGGAGATGGAGCTGGACACTCTCCCCGACGACGTTGCTCGCGCCGTCCGCGACCTCTCGGCGTACGACTGGCAGTCAGAGGAAGGCCGGCAGACGTACGAGCAGATCCAGCAGATGCTGCGCCGGGACATCCTGGACGCGCAGTTCGCCGGGATGAAGCAGGCGCTGTCCGGGCAGGACCCGGCCGCCAGCCAGGCCGTGCGCGACATGCTCGCCGATCTCAACCAGCTGCTGGCCGCGCACTCGCGAGGCGAGGACACCACCGACCGGTTCGCGGAGTTCATGCAGCGGCACGGGGAGTTCTTCCCCGAGAACCCTTCCGACACCGACGAGCTGATCGACCTGCTGGCCCGGCGCGCCGCCGCGGCCGAACGCCTGATGCGGTCACTGTCGCCGCAGCAACGCGACGAGCTGGCCCAGCTGATGAACCAGGCCCTGGGAGACCCGGAGCTCGCCAGCCAGCTCGGCCAGCTGCGCGACAACCTGCACGCGCTGCGGCCCGGCCTGGACTGGCAGTCCCGCGCCCAGATGCGCGGGCAGCAGCCGCTCGGCTACGGCGAGGCCGTGGAGGCACTGGCCGACCTGGCCGACCTGGAGGCCCTGACCGAACAGCTCGGCCAGGAGCACCCCGGCGCCACCCTCGACGACGTGGACGTCGAGGCGCTGGAACGCCAGCTCGGCCCGGAGGCCGCGGTCGACGTCCGGGCGCTGCGCGAGCTGGAACGCGAACTCGAACGCCAGGGCTACGTCTCCCGCGACGCCGACGGGCTGCGGCTCACCCCGAAGGCGCTGCGCCGGCTGGGCGAGACCGCGCTGCGGCGGGTCTTCCAGGAGCTGTCCACCAGCGGGCGCGGCGACCACGACGACCACCGCACCGGCGCAGCGGACGAGCCGACCGGCGCCAGCCGGGAGTGGAGGTTCGGCGACGAGCACCCCATCGACGCCACCCGTACCGTCCACAACGCCGTGCTCCGCTCGGCCGCCGAACGCCGCCGTCCGCCGCTGTCGCTGTCGGTGGAGGACTTCGAGATCGCCGAGACCGAACGCCGGTCCTCCGCGGCGGTCGCACTGTGCGTCGACCTGTCGTACTCCATGATCCAGGAGGGCCGCTGGGGCCCGATGAAACAGACCGCGCTCGCCCTGTCGCACCTGGTCGCCACCAGGTTCCGGCAGGACGCGCTGGAGATCATCGGCTTCGACCGGGTGGCCCGCCGGCTGTCCCCCGTCCAGCTCGCAGAGATCGAACCGGACTGGATCCAGGGCACCAACCTCCAGCACGCGCTGATGCTGGCCGGTCGGCACGTGCGCCGCCACCCCGACGCCGAGCCGGTGATCCTGGTGGTCACCGACGGCGAGCCGACCGCCCACCTGGAGCCGGACGGTGAGCCGTTCTTCTCCTGGCCGACCACCCACGAGACGCTGCGGGCGACGATCACCGAGGTGGACGCGCTGACGAGGTACGGCGCGACCCTCAACCTCTTCATGCTCGGCGAGGACGAGGGGCTCGCGCGGTTCATGGACGCGGTGGCCCGGCGCAACGGCGGCCGGGTGTTCACGCCCGATCTGGACAGGTTGGGCGATTTCGTGGTGGCCGACTACCTCCGGGCCCGGCGAGGCTTCCGCCGGTCGGCGTGA